The following are from one region of the Etheostoma spectabile isolate EspeVRDwgs_2016 chromosome 15, UIUC_Espe_1.0, whole genome shotgun sequence genome:
- the eif3g gene encoding eukaryotic translation initiation factor 3 subunit G isoform X2: MPSIEYDDSKPSWADQVEEEVDEGTLPPPKETIKGNIKTITEYKIDDDGKKFKIVRTFKIETRKASKAVARRKNWKKFGNSEFDAPGPNVATTTVSDDVYMTFISSKEDLNAQDQDEDPMNKLKGQKIVSCRICKGDHWTTRCPYKDTLGPMQKELAEQLGLSTGDKDKPAGSAEPEPAQPAQSKTGKYVPPSLRDGGTRRGESMQPNRRADDNATIRVTNLSEDTRETDLQELFRPFGSISRIYLAKDKNTGQSKGFAFISFHRREDAARAIAGVSGFGYDHLILNVEWAKPSNN, translated from the exons ATGCCGTCGATTGAATACGACGA CTCCAAGCCCAGCTGGGCAGACCAAGTCGAAGAGGAAGTAGATGAAG GCACACTACCACCCCCCAAGGAAACCATCAAAGGAAATATAAAGACTATAACGGAATATAAAATCGATGATGATGGAAAGAAGTTCAAG ATTGTGCGGACCTTCAAGATCGAGACAAGAAAAGCCTCAAAAGCTGTTGCCAGGAGAAAG AACTGGAAGAAATTTGGAAACTCAGAGTTTGATGCACCAGGTCCTAATGTTGCCACCACCACAGTCAGTGACGATGTCTACATGACTTTCATCTCCAGTAAAGAG GACTTGAATGCCCAAGACCAGGATGAGGATCCCATGAACAAACTGAAAGGACAGAAGATTGTGTCTTGCCGTATTTGTAAAGGCGACCATTGGACCACCCGCTGTCCATACAAGGACACCCTGGGCCCCATGCAGAAGGAGCTGGCCGAACAGCTTGGGCTTTCCACCGGAGACAAGGACAAGCCTGCTGGCTCTG CTGAGCCAGAGCCTGCACAGCCTGCGCAGAGCAAGACTGGGAAGTATGTGCCCCCAAGCCTGAGGGATGGGGGAACACGAAGAGGGGAGTCCATGCAGCCCAACCGGAGAG CTGATGACAATGCCACTATCCGTGTGACCAATCTGTCTGAGGACACCCGTGAGACAGACTTGCAGGAGCTCTTCAGACCATTTGGGTCTATCTCGAGGATCTATCTGGCCAAGGACAAGAATACTGGACAGTCAAAG GGATTTGCCTTCATCAGTTTCCACCGTCGAGAAGATGCAGCCAGAGCCATCGCAGGAGTGTCAGGATTTGGATACGATCATCTTATTCTCAATGTTGAATGGGCCAA GCCGTCAAACAACTAA
- the LOC116703209 gene encoding suppressor of SWI4 1 homolog, with translation MGKSKTKNQKKSRATANHVAEETFGAIPHSFVFHRGQIGKNVGQLILDVRRVMEPYTAESLKVRKKNVLKDFVAIAGPLGVTHFMIFRKTSGFINMRLARLPKGPMLHFRVLKYALVKDVVSSLKKHRMHEEQFTHHPLLILNNFGSDGMHVKLMATMFQNMFPSINVHKVSLNNIKRCVLLNYNPETQEIEFRHYSLKVVPVGMSRGVKKLMQEKFPNMSKFEDISELMMKGANLSESEAEQDGEHNITELPQVYSGRGNMASQQSAVRLTEIGPRMTLQLIKIQEGMGEGNVLYHTMISKTEEEIQEILIRKEAQLKEKEGRRKKQEQDVAQKKEKREENKKKSLEGIKRKHAEAEEDSEVEDPGMQDGQTAAVESDDEVEYYRQAVGQEPDEDMFPSTKKRQSSERTHGPAKKRKLSTGKPFRKDRDAKSPRRNGPGGHHKDKSGKGWNNSGDGEKPFGRKMKPGGGKAFGAKKPGDREKKFGGKKFEGNKTFGGKKNKDKSFKSKGPKGKPSFKKGPGAKQGFKQRKGKERFQILDSTNCESGLTTKQPSAETKMKLNFTHCEKFQLALLPSMYGLEFIVAVAGNLFALWLLMVRERRNWHTGVVLSCNLAISDLLYVLTLPLLIVYYSLEKHWVFGDALCKIERFLFTCNLYVSICFIMAISVNRCVALACPFFTRSYVEPAHFKVISVIIWIVVGIISCPVLKFASVCPSKDNPNNTQCVAFCTSLGDERPHFTYKMFLAVFGCLVPFLVTFGSYCGVLSVVWKNVSITTLEKRKVALLVTSVIVLYAISFVPYHVFQIYHLYQRINNPYSCNCWVYDMYQVSKGLATLNMCIHPILYMALFDSIRVACCGKSPEDNNGVVMKYSRAAA, from the exons ATGGGGAAATCAAAG ACCAAGAACCAGAAGAAATCCCGAGCTACAGCCAACCATGTGGCCGAGGAGACTTTCGGAGCTATCCCCCACTCCTTCGTGTTTCATCGAGGTCAGATTGGGAAAAACGTGGGTCAGCTCATCCTCGACGTGCGGAGAGTCATGGAGCCGTACACTGCAGAGTCTCTGAAG GTCAGGAAAAAGAACGTCCTGAAAGACTTTGTGGCTATTGCAGGACCACTGGGAGTGACCCACTTCATGATCTTCAGAAAAACCTCTGGCTTTATCAACATG AGACTTGCACGACTACCCAAAGGTCCCATGCTTCATTTCAGAGTGCTCAAG taCGCTCTGGTCAAAGATGTGGTTTCATCTCTGAAGAAGCACAGGATGCACGAGGAGCAGTTTACACATCATCCACTGCTCATCCTAAATAACTTTGGCTCTGATGGCATGCATGTTAAACTCATGGCCACAATGTTTCAGAACATGTTTCCTTCCATTAATGTGCACAAG GTAAGCCTCAACAATATCAAGAGGTGTGTGCTGCTGAATTACAACCCAGAGACCCAGGAAATTGAATTTCGTCATTA CAGCCTGAAGGTGGTCCCTGTGGGCATGAGCCGCGGAGTCAAGAAGCTGATGCAGGAGAAGTTCCCCAACATGAGCAAGTTTGAGGATATCAGCGAGCTGATGATGAA GGGGGCAAACCTTTCAGAAAGTGAAGCTGAGCAAGATGGGGAGCACAACATAACTGAACTACCACAGGTCTACTCTGGCCGAGGCAACATGGCGTCCCAGCAGAGTGCTGTCCGTTTGACCGAG ATTGGTCCGCGCATGACTCTGCAGCTGATTAAGATACAAGAAGGCATGGGAGAAGGGAACGTCCTTTATCACACCATGA TCTCCAAGACAGAGGAAGAAATACAGGAGATCCTGATCAGGAAGGAGGCCCAGCTAAAAGAGAAGGAGGGTCGCCGTAAAAAGCAGGAGCAGGATGTTGCTCAGAAGAAAGAGAAACGAGAAGAGAACAA aaaaaagagccTGGAAGGCATTAAGAGGAAACACGCTGAAGCAGAAGAGGACAGCGAAGTGGAGGATCCTGGGATGCAGGATGGCCAGACAGCTGCTGTTGAGTCCGATGATGAGGTGGAGTACTACAGACAGGCTGTCGGCCAGGAGCCAGATGAAG ACATGTTCCCCAGTACCAAGAAGAGGCAGTCCTCAGAGAGGACTCATGGACCTGCGAAGAAGAGAAAGTTGTCCACCGGTAAACCATTTAGAAAGGACAGAGATGCCAAATCACCCAGGAGAAATGGTCCAGGAGGCCATCACAAAGACAAATCAGGAAAAGGATGGAACAATTCTGGGGACGGGGAGAAACCATTTGGAAGGAAAATGAAGCCTGGAGGAGGAAAGGCCTTTGGAGCAAAGAAACCCGGCGATAGGGAGAAGAAATTTGGTGGGAAGAAATTTGAAGGGAACAAAACATTCGGTGGAAAGAAAAATAAGGACAAATCTTTCAAGTCTAAAGGTCCGAAAGGCAAGCCATCCTTCAAGAAAGGTCCCGGAGCAAAGCAAGGCTTTAAACAGAGGAAGGGAAAAG AACGATTTCAA ATATTGGACAGTACAAACTGTGAAAGCGGCTTGACAACAAAACAACCTTCAGCTGAAACCAAAATGAAGCTAAATTTCACTCACTGTGAGAAGTTTCAATTGGCCCTGCTGCCCTCAATGTATGGGCTTGAGTTCATCGTGGCCGTGGCAGGAAACCTGTTTGCCCTGTGGCTCCTGATggtcagagagagaaggaacTGGCACACGGGGGTTGTCCTGTCTTGTAACCTGGCAATCAGTGACCTGCTATATGTACTCACCCTGCCTTTGTTGATTGTCTACTACTCACTGGAGAAACACTGGGTGTTTGGTGACGCGTTGTGTAAAATCGAGAGGTTTCTTTTCACCTGCAACCTGTATGTGAGCATCTGCTTCATCATGGCGATAAGTGTGAACCGATGTGTGGCTCTTGCATGTCCCTTCTTCACCAGGTCCTATGTAGAGCCTGCCCACTTCAAAGTCATCAGTGTCATCATCTGGATCGTTGTAGGAATCATTTCCTGCCCTGTGTTAAAATTTGCCTCAGTCTGCCCTAGTAAGGACAATCCCAACAACACTCAGTGTGTGGCCTTCTGTACAAGTCTTGGGGATGAAAGGCCTCACTTCACTTACAAAATGTTTCTTGCTGTGTTTGGGTGTTTGGTTCCCTTCCTTGTTACTTTTGGTTCTTACTGTGGGGTGCTTTCGGTGGTGTGGAAAAATGTCAGTATAACCACACTGGAGAAACGCAAGGTAGCTCTGTTGGTCACCTCAGTGATCGTGCTTTATGCCATTTCCTTTGTGCCTTACCACGTCTTCCAGATCTATCACTTGTATCAGAGAATCAATAATCCTTACAGCTGTAATTGTTGGGTCTATGACATGTACCAGGTGTCCAAGGGACTGGCAACTCTGAACATGTGTATTCATCCAATCCTTTACATGGCTTTGTTTGACAGTATAAGAGTAGCTTGCTGCGGGAAGAGCCCCGAAGACAACAATGGGGTGGTGATGAAGTATAGCAGAGCTGCTGCTTGA
- the eif3g gene encoding eukaryotic translation initiation factor 3 subunit G isoform X1, whose translation MPSIEYDDSKPSWADQVEEEVDEGTLPPPKETIKGNIKTITEYKIDDDGKKFKIVRTFKIETRKASKAVARRKNWKKFGNSEFDAPGPNVATTTVSDDVYMTFISSKEDLNAQDQDEDPMNKLKGQKIVSCRICKGDHWTTRCPYKDTLGPMQKELAEQLGLSTGDKDKPAGSAEPEPAQPAQSKTGKYVPPSLRDGGTRRGESMQPNRRGGSDDNATIRVTNLSEDTRETDLQELFRPFGSISRIYLAKDKNTGQSKGFAFISFHRREDAARAIAGVSGFGYDHLILNVEWAKPSNN comes from the exons ATGCCGTCGATTGAATACGACGA CTCCAAGCCCAGCTGGGCAGACCAAGTCGAAGAGGAAGTAGATGAAG GCACACTACCACCCCCCAAGGAAACCATCAAAGGAAATATAAAGACTATAACGGAATATAAAATCGATGATGATGGAAAGAAGTTCAAG ATTGTGCGGACCTTCAAGATCGAGACAAGAAAAGCCTCAAAAGCTGTTGCCAGGAGAAAG AACTGGAAGAAATTTGGAAACTCAGAGTTTGATGCACCAGGTCCTAATGTTGCCACCACCACAGTCAGTGACGATGTCTACATGACTTTCATCTCCAGTAAAGAG GACTTGAATGCCCAAGACCAGGATGAGGATCCCATGAACAAACTGAAAGGACAGAAGATTGTGTCTTGCCGTATTTGTAAAGGCGACCATTGGACCACCCGCTGTCCATACAAGGACACCCTGGGCCCCATGCAGAAGGAGCTGGCCGAACAGCTTGGGCTTTCCACCGGAGACAAGGACAAGCCTGCTGGCTCTG CTGAGCCAGAGCCTGCACAGCCTGCGCAGAGCAAGACTGGGAAGTATGTGCCCCCAAGCCTGAGGGATGGGGGAACACGAAGAGGGGAGTCCATGCAGCCCAACCGGAGAGGTGGGT CTGATGACAATGCCACTATCCGTGTGACCAATCTGTCTGAGGACACCCGTGAGACAGACTTGCAGGAGCTCTTCAGACCATTTGGGTCTATCTCGAGGATCTATCTGGCCAAGGACAAGAATACTGGACAGTCAAAG GGATTTGCCTTCATCAGTTTCCACCGTCGAGAAGATGCAGCCAGAGCCATCGCAGGAGTGTCAGGATTTGGATACGATCATCTTATTCTCAATGTTGAATGGGCCAA GCCGTCAAACAACTAA